The DNA region atgcaatgtggaggtaacagctcctgcctcgtggatccatggccttcccaacagacaactgtaggtcgggtggatatccattacttgaaaggtaatctggaagtcactcggacctatcttcacaggaaggtccacttcaccaatcacggtcttgcgcgaaccatcaaaagccttgacgatcacaccactatatctcataggcgctccttaATATGATAGCTTcgacaatgttgactttggcagcacattcaatgaagattcggtgtcaactagcacattggataaagcgtcatctttgccattcatggagatatgcaaagccaagttatggttcctaccctcctcggggagttcttcatcatagaaattgagattattacaggaagtgatgttagtcacaatatgatcaaactaatccaccgtaacatcatgttccacaaacgcttgctctagaactctttacagtgcttctctgtgcgcttctgagttcatcaacaaagacaatattgaaatctttgagggggtttggagcatctgttccaccacattgaactcactcttctttattagcctgagtacctcatcatcattgttaggcttcaaattgctggattcaccagactgacactttggagtGCTAACTGGATCTACTGCGGGTACTTCCATCTTCTTACCAACTGGACAAACTTCTACATTCTTTAGGAACGCCaacccaaacacacgaccactacgggtcaccttagtaacattaacaatgctcacaacagaactggtcgtcggcaaaggaacctcttgaccatctttcaccatagttgcattatactgataaggaacaactttatcggatgagtaCGGGACTGGACCCACCAACCATATGACCAACAGTGATACCGATCTCTTGCTGATATTGTTACTACTGCTGCTATCAAATGAaatcaccactctctctggtgtcttgaatactggtactattacattgacatcatcatctatgtgacgggattgaacaatcaaaatcaagacttcatccatcaaccgctggatgtccctcttcacaatcatacaacctctaggattaatactgcagatagcacaaccatcacggtcatgctcacaatcgctcaccaagaaaatatccttgtgcatcatcaccaaggaccttctaatgaagcatacatcgaataccttgaactcccctggacaaccgtccaccatatcaacagatgaatttccatgggcatGTAGCGGCTTAACTTTCACAttgggtgcacggtcctcaaaggacaccattccactttttaccagcttctgaacttcatatttcagAGGGTGGAAATTCTCAATATCGTGTCCGGgggctccttgatgaaaagcataATGGAGTTATGGTTTGTACCACCATAGAAGTGGTTCAGGTATTTGCGGAGGATTTCTCGAttgtagcaggttcttgagaaccaacgaaGGATATAACTCTAAATATGTCATTGGAATAGGttcgaaagagaccttcttcctctcaaaattatgttgttgatgattgttggtattgttgttgtaggtgtttgtacgttgttgtggttgttgttggtgacgttgttgttgctgaactAGTGCTAACTGATTTGCTGAAAATACAGGAATAATTGAAGATACTTGACGGTGATGTTGACGGGGTGCTTAATTTCTTtttacatgaggcctcctctgcctcccaacgGACACTGCATTAGTCTCTGcttccttcttcttaccaaagctattaccatacctcttgctagatgacgcttcctccttagataatcgtccctctcggacaccttattctagtctcatccccatgtttaccatttcggtaaaatcactgggggcactggcaattatccgctcataataaaatgagctcagggtcttcagaaaaatcttggtcatctccttttccttaaaggaggggtaatctgagcagcgagttctctccacctctgagcatactccttaaatgtctctttgtctttctgagagaacgacctcaattgatctctatcaggagccatatcaacgtgATACTTATACTACTTCACAAAtgcctctcccaagtcattgaatGTGCGGATGCTTGCAttatccaatcccatgtaccacctcagagcggcagcgatcaaactgtcttgaaaataatggatcaaaagTCGATCATTATCGGTTTTAGTAGAtatcttgtgggcatacatcaccaaatgactgagtggacatgtgttccctttatatttttcaaaatcaggcactttgaactttactggaatcttcacattgggaactAAACACAATTCCgcaacactctttccaaataggtctttacccctcaaagttttcaactccttgcgtagttcaagaaattgatcattcatctcatccatcttctcatacacatcagggccctcagacggcttggaatgatagatggtgtcttctacacaAAGTAGTGTATGCACGACAGACGGCGAcacagacatgaccaggctagatgtcggcatgaaagcaaaggtaggcgcaaagccttcaggcacaaagtttgacggcattccccatgggaaccCGGCAGACATGTTGGGTGTAAAATGAGCAGCAGTTGCgggaatggtagaggtagccacctctgaaatgacagtcctctgaggaggagaagttgcaggcgttggagaagactggctctgtgCAACTAACATTTCAACTAATTTTCCATAAATAGAGTATCATAGGTTTTTTCAAAATTGTGCGGAAGTTTTAAAGCGAAAATGGAGATTTATACTTTTATTGGAATTCAATCACGTCGACAGATACACAGTTCACAAAATTCGCAGATTGTTTACTAAtgaataattgaatgattgtACATTACACAAGATGTGTCCTATATAATATTTCAATTATGATCAGATTCTAACAAGACTAGTTTTTCAGAATTTAATCATCACTAAAGCTTTATTAGGTACCAATTCTAACAAAACATAATCTTACGTAATAAATCACTACCAACTGAATAAACGATAAACTACTCTAAGAATTGAAAATCTAAGCATACAATTATCCTACGAAAATTAAATGCaagagtgtgtgtgtgtgtgtgtgtgagagaaagatatatatatatatatatatatatatatatatatatatatatatatatatatatatatatatatatatatatatatatatatatatatatatatatatatatatatatatatatatatatatatatatatattggatCGACGTTCTTCCTCGCTTTGCCTACTCTATTCTTCAATGGTTTCTCATTGGAAAATGTTATGTTCCTTTTTATTTTGACAAATATTGCAAGATTTCATACAATCACTAATCCACAACAATGCTAAGAAAAATAAATCTCATATCTAGATCATGACTTGTAGACAACCTAATGATAAACTCTTCTGTGTAATCTTTACTTGATTCACGCTTCTTGAATTTTCCAGCTCCATCAATCTGCTCACAATCTTTGTGTGTGGCAGTCACCCCTTGATCTCGCTGATTACTTAAGCGATGAACTGTATAAAGATATGAGAATAACTTCCTCTTGTCTGTACCCTTCTACAAAGTCACTACCAAGGACACCTGGAGTCAAGAACGTCCTTCTTTTCACTGGAATTTGTCAACACCAATGACAAAAACCTCAACCTTCTAAGCTTCTTAAAAATCTAAATCaaatcttcaagaacagttagtTTCAAGACGACATCTCCCTCAATCAATTACAAATCTCTCATGATCAAGATCTGAAATCAAACTTGAGGTTCAAAATGAAAGAAATTTGTTTGCAAGAGTTTTTTGAACTTTCAAAAGTGAGAGGATGATGATTTCACAAACTCGGATGTAGATTATGACATCATTTTATAAAAATGAGATGACAACATGAATTTATATGTGCTTTAGATTAAACACAAAAAATAGATGAAAAAAGTTGTTAGATTCGAGTTAAGAGCATTTCATGATTTGAGTCAAATGAGCAAGTAGTGTGAAATAAGATCTCATAAAGAAAATTGACTCATTTTCCTACGATTTGAGTCAAGTTAAAGTTATGATTCCAGTTACACACGTTCATGATTCGAGTCATATGTTGAGCCTGATTCGAATCAAACAAGGTAGTGGTTGAAATGATGTTTGTGATTTGAGTCATGCACAACTTGTGATTTGAGTCACAGAGTTGCATGACTCGAATCATGTGTAAGTTGTGATTCAAATCACAAACACAAATTTTAGTGTTCTCCTTTGTTTGGTTTGATTTGAGTCATGAATTGTGAGTGATTCGAGTCACACACAAgaaatctcaatttttcaagtttTTCAAAATAGTTTGAGATTTCACTTCCCACATGACTTCAATTAATATCACCTATGATTCCTGTTTCATTAACTCAGGCAATTGActtaaatcatcatcatcaaatcTCAAACATAAAAATTGACTTATGTATGCTTAAAAACGAGTCGATTCAAACTTGATTCAAAAATATACAATTATGAAGGAGACTAATAAACAAAACATAAAACTGATAAGACAAACAACAATAAAATTGTATTAGGATTCTCCCCTAAATATATTAGAGACATATAACTTTAAATCCGACCTCATATAAACCTAAAAAGATATATTTAGTAATCTTAAAATATGAGTGATTGTCAAAGAAATAACCAACTTGtaacaaaaattaaatcaaaaGTGTGATAGGTGCATCAGTTAGGAAGCTTCCATAAACTATGGTTAGATACACATATTAGGACTATGCATTGAAACACAAATTATCATTAATCCTCAACTATGGTTAGATACACATCAGGACTATACATTGAAACAAAAAGTATCATTAATCCTCAAATTAGTCTAGCATTTAGGATGGTGTTCGCTTTTTTCTAAAAATTCCCCACAGATAATACTTTGATTGAATTCCTGCAAAATGAATTGCTCAAAAATTTAGACACAGTTAACAAACAATAAAGCAGTAGAAGGTGTAATGCAATATAACAACTCACTCCTATGTTCGCTAGGAAGCACCGTAGAAGAAAAAATTAAAAGCTCAGCTTCTTCAATATCAGCTCTTATGGCAAGATCATTGGAAATCATTTCATAAACTAGTTGATCAAAAAATCTCTCAACCCTGTTAAATACATTTACGTTTAATTCAATAGTAGTTTAAATATGAGCATGTAGATATCTTATCAAAGTTTGACCGACTCTAACATTAGAAATCACCATAACACGACATAGACACAGACACTCTAACATcaataatataaaaaaatatatgagTGGCACTGATACATATATAATAATATCTTAGTTTCATTTATCTATCTATTATTTAAAGAGTTAAAAGTATTCTAATAAAAAGTAATGTTTTTTTATTGTACATTGCTTCGATACATGTATATCCCTTTTATATATGTGGGAGATTTGTTCAACAAATGTATAAGGTGTGTTGAAGCAAGGAAAATATCATTTTTTTATGAAACATTTGTTTGAATTGTCTAAATATGTGTTGTGTAAGTGTCTACGAGTGTCGAATATCGACTCAGAGTGTTGTATCAAAGAAAAAAAACTTTTTTGTGACACTTGGTAACTTTTTTTGACACTTGTTGGACTTTTTAAACATGAGTCATACTGATGTTATACAAACGTCGGCCACTGTCGGCCACTGACGCTTGACAAACAACGCGACACATTTACTCCTCGTAGAGGTGTCCGTGCTTCGTCATATCTTATTTGTTACAAAAATAGACACAAGAAACATAAATAAAAACTTTTATCAAATCAAACTATGTTCTGTGCAAAATGTCACCTTTCATTCTCAGGAAAGAAATAAAGGCCAATGTTTTCATTTCTTGCTCCCAATTTCCTGAAAAGAATTGGCCATACAGCTGATCTTTGAAGCAAGTCAGCATAAAGCACATTAGGAAGATGTCTTGTCATTTCATGAACTTTAGGGCATGCTAGACTGGAGAAATGGGCCATTAATTCAAAGCTTTTGTTGATAAGCTGCAAACTTCCCCTATTTTACAGAAAATTCAACTTGACATTGTTACCAATTACCATAGCAGCTACAATAATTTCAATACTTTCAAAAACGGAAACCTAAGTCGCGAAAACAAACTTCTTACCTCCATATTGGATCAGCAATCGGATGCGAATCAGCCACATTCGCGCATTCATATCTGGAATCAACTTCAACTCTCTCCGAATCTGCAGTGTCTTGATTACAATCCGCGCTGGAATTAACTTCAGTGTTTTCTGAATCTGCAATAGGATGCGGATCAGCCACATTCGCACATTCATATCCGGAATCAACATCAACTATATCCGAATCTGCAGTGTCTTGATAACAATCCTTGACGGAATCAACTTCAGTCTTTTCCGAATCTGCAATCTCGTTATCAGAATTATCTACATCTGTTACCTCTACGTCACAATCCTCATTATCAACATTCTCCAAATCTGCAGTATCTCGATCACAATCCTCGCTGAAACTAACTTCAGCATTTTCTGAATCTACAATTGCCTTATCAGAAAAATCTACATCGATTACCTCTCCATCACAATCCTCACAAAACCAAATAACCTCATTTGTAACAACAACAGGCCCATCTAAACAATATCTGAAAAAGAGAAAGAATAGACTGTCGCTGTAACATAATATCATATAGTTGGTAGGCTTCGGCGCAACACCATTGGCTCATGACTATCGTCAACAATATCGGTTGCTTCGGCCAGAAATACCGCAATCACATTCGGTACGAAAACATGCAATGCAATAGAGAAAGTAACAAGTACCTATGCAGTGCATAATCTTGACATTTGAAGCAATATACCAAAGTTTCTTCAAAGCCTTGGTTGCCACATTTGAGACAAACAGAAACCTGAAACAGAAACAAATAGGAAAAGTTATAACTTATAATAATGCAATGATTCATAAAACAAGTAGTATAATAGTAACAAGTTTAGAAAAAGTTTCATGTACTGTT from Lathyrus oleraceus cultivar Zhongwan6 chromosome 1, CAAS_Psat_ZW6_1.0, whole genome shotgun sequence includes:
- the LOC127115626 gene encoding uncharacterized protein LOC127115626, whose translation is MEIDSSSEFSAESETVSVCLKCGNQGFEETLVYCFKCQDYALHRYCLDGPVVVTNEVIWFCEDCDGEVIDVDFSDKAIVDSENAEVSFSEDCDRDTADLENVDNEDCDVEVTDVDNSDNEIADSEKTEVDSVKDCYQDTADSDIVDVDSGYECANVADPHPIADSENTEVNSSADCNQDTADSERVEVDSRYECANVADSHPIADPIWRGSLQLINKSFELMAHFSSLACPKVHEMTRHLPNVLYADLLQRSAVWPILFRKLGARNENIGLYFFPENERVERFFDQLVYEMISNDLAIRADIEEAELLIFSSTVLPSEHRRIQSKYYLWGIFRKKRTPS